In Acidimicrobiia bacterium, the genomic window TCGAAACCGCGTGCGGCCAGGAAAACCGAGTTGTCCCCGACTCCACACCCGAGATCGAGAGCCGACCCCGGCGGCACATCACCGGCATCGACCAGCGAGACCAACTCTTCACGCGGTCCAATAACCCAGGGCGGCGTTCCCCAGCGGTACCACGCCCGGTAGAGCCACCGCATACCGAACGCCATCAGCCGCCGGCTTCAGTCACAGCAACAGCCACCTGCTGAGGTTCACATCTTCGTGATCGCCAGGGTGTTCCCTTCGCTGTCCTTGAACCAGGCCGCCTTGCGGCCGTCCGGCAGAGTGAGCACACCGTCCTCGGTCTTGAACTCACCCATGTCCAAGTCCTCGAAGACAACACCACGACCACGAAGCCCCGCAAACGCAGCGTCGAAATCGTCCACCGCAATCGAAGCAGCCGTCGCCTGGTTGGTACCAGCAAACTCGGAGGCATAGAGAAGGAACGGCACGCCACCCATCTCAAACCAGGCGCCGCTGGCCTCATCCTCCTCAACCGGAGTCAGATCCAGCTTGTCCGCATACCAAGCCTTGGCACGCTCCAAATCGGCTGCAGGCAGCGTCGCATGCAACGAAGCATCTCCAAACATCGAGTCCTCCCTCGTTCGGTCATACCAAGCGTACGCGATCGGCCACCGCCATGTCCGTCTCAACCAACCAATGGCACGAACAGGCGGTGACCACCACCCTCATCTCCGATGACGGGTTCGGGCGCGAGGTTGCGCATCGGCCGGGGGTCACCTCACAACTCCGGCGTCAGCTGGAAGAGAACCGCATGCGGTCGACACAGACAGTGCTGGTCTCGGCATCACCCCGGTTCCTGCTGACGGTGGGCACACCGTGATCGCCGACTCCGAAGCACTCGGTTCAGATGCAACGATCGTCACCGTGGGAAGCTCGGGCTCGCCGCTGCTTCCAGCCACAAGGTCTCTGGTATCGAACCAACAGCTACAGCGACCAAATCCGGCAAGACTTCGGTCGACTACACCAAGGCCGGGAACCCGGCCCGGCTCAAAATCTCTAATCTCAGTCACGATGGACCTGCAACGGCGATCGTGGAGGCGCCGGCAAGGAGATGGGCCGGCCAGGCCCGAGGGGAGATGACCATGACCGGCGCTATCAACCTGATCGTTCCGCTGGCCCAAGCGACCGATCGGAATCTAGTGGGAGGCAAGGCCGCCGAACTAGCCCGCCTCCTGAGAGCGGGCTTCCCCGTCCCTGACGGTTTCGTGATTACCACCGCCGCCCACCGTCTGGCAGCCGCCGACGGCACAGCCGTTCCCTCGGCCGTGAAAGCGGCCCTGGTCGAGCAACTCACCGGTGTTTCGACGACTCTCGCTTACCGGTCGTCGGCGGTAGCCGAAGACCTGGCCTCCGCTTCGTTTGCAGGCCAGTACGAGTCGGTACTCAACGTTCGAGGGGTCGACGCCGGTCTGGAGGCGCTGCAGGCCTGCTGGGTCTCGGCAAACGCCCGGCACCTGGACGCCTACCGCGACTCAATGGCGGCCGGCTCGTCTGCCGAAATGGCCGTGCTGGTGCAGCGCATGATCGACGCTACTACATCGGGTGTGGCCTTCGGGGCCGACCCGGTCACCGGCCTGCCTCACATCATCATCGAGGCGGTCGCCGGGACCGGAGAACGGCTGCTGGCCGGCGAAGTGACCCCCGAACGCTGGACGATCGGCGAAGAAACCGAAGTAAACCGACTCGACACGGGGCCGCTCCTCGACGACGCCCAAGCAGGAGAGATCGCCGACCTCTGCCGGCGAGTCGAGAACCTCTACGGTGCTCCACAAGACATCGAGTGGGCCTACGCCGGCGACCGGCTGCACCTGCTCCAGTCTCGCCCGATAACCGCCCTGCCGGTCGAGCCGGCCGAACGGCCACCGGAAGGTCAATCCTGGATGCTCTCCGACGGTTTCTACCCCGAACCGATGTTGCCGCTGTCCTATTCGACGTGGCTTCCTCGCCACTCGGCGAGCTGGGCGTACGTGTTCGAGAAGCTGGGGGTGCCGGTCGAGACGGTCGGTCACGGCCGCTACTTCGGTCGGGTCTACGACCGGATGATCCCGCTCGGCAACCCCGCCAAGGACCGGCCGTTGCCGCCCCAGCCGATCCTCAAACTGGTCGTGCGCCTGGCCCCGGTCTTCCGCAAACGCCTCCGCACCGCCCGACGGGCGGTCGAGGAAGACCTGCTGAGCAGAATGGCTGAAGATTGGGAGTCAGGTGGTCGAACTGCTCTCAGAGCGGAGAACCGCCGCCTGCTCGAAGTAGATCTGGGGTCGATCGACGACGGTGAGCTCGCCGACCACCTGGAGGCGGTTCTGGACCATGTCCTGGCCGCCGGAATCGCCCACTTCGAGATGGCAGCCGCCGCGTACGCTTCGGCTGGATCGCTTGGCATGCAAATGGAGGAGATGCTCGGCTGGAGAGCGGAGCGGGTCACCGATCTCCTGCAGGGCTACGGAGAGACCAGCATCGAGGACGGCGAGTCGATCAGGGCGGCGGCCGCCGCCTACCGGTCCGACCCCAACCGGCATCACCTGCTTGAAGATCCCGCCCGGCTACTGGCCGATCCGGGTCCGGTCGCTGAGATCGTACGCGCCTTCCTCGATCGGGTCGGGCACCGCACCGTCGGCCAGGATCTCTCACAGCCGACCTGGGGCGAGGACCCGGCACCGGTCGTGCACCTCATCCGTCACCACCTGGAGCATCAGGAGACCCTGTTCGACCCGCTCACTGCCGCCGCCCGTGCTGAGGAGGAAGCGAGAGCAGGGATCGATGACCCGGGGAACTGGGATGCCTTCTCAACCAGCCTGCAACGAGCCCGAAGACTCCGGCCCTACCAGGACGAAACCGAATCCGACGTCGCGGCCGCCACCGGCCTGGTCCGCCTGGTCGCCCTCGAAGCGGCCGTCCGCCTCCTCGCCGAGGGTGCTATCGATAACCACGACGACGTCTTCTATCTGGAAATCGACGAACTCGTGGCTGCCGCCCGCACCCGGCAGGTCCAAGCCGACCTGGAACGCCGCAAGGCGGAGCACCGGTGGGCGCTGGCCAACCCGGCTCCCCGCCTACTTGGACCCGACCCCGGCCCCCCGCCGCCGGCCGACGTATTCCCGACCGGTGTCCGGCCCCTCGTCGGCGCTTTCCTCTGGTCGGTGGCGAACTCGATCGGCGTGGCGCAGATCGACCCGGACGCCGGTGACGGTATCAGAGGGCTGCCCGCCTCGCCCGGACGGGCGACCGGAACGGTGCGAGTGATCCGTTCGCCGGGCGAGTTCGAGCGGATCAGGGCCGGAGACATCGTTGTGTGCACCATGACGATGGCCGCCTGGTCGCCGATCTTCCCGGTCATCTCGGGCCTCGTCACCGAACAGGGCGGTCCGTTGTCGCATCCCGGCACCCTCGCCCGAGAGTACGGTCTGCCCGCCGTACTGAGCGTGCCCGGGGCCACCGACCTCTTCAAAGACGGCGATCGCATCACAATCGACGGCGGCACCGGAGTCATCGAGGTGATTTGACCAACCCAGAGGGCGATTCGGCCGTGCGGTGATCTGCGCCTACGGCGAGGCAGGTTCCAGGGCCGTCAATCCGATATAGGCCAGTCGGATCAGATCGTCGCCTGATTGGGCATCGCTGTTGGCCATCACAACAATCGCACAATCATCTTCGACCGAATAGATCACACCCGCCACATGACCGGAACTGTGACCGAAATGTCCCAGAAATTCTCTGCCACCTGGCCGGACTCGCATGATCCCCAGGCCGAATTGGGCCTCTAAAGCACTTTCGGAAAAGACGCGCATCGTCGCGAGGGTTGCGGGATCATCAAACAGCGTCCCAGTGAATAGTGCACGAGCGAAGGTGATCAAGTCGGGCGCAGTCGAAACCATGCCGCCCGTCATCCAGGTAGTCCGGAAATAACGTTCGGCAAACTCGGCATCCACACGATCCAACAAGGGATGCTGATTGATGAACCCGCCGGAACCATCCATAGCGACGAAGTCACTGTAGGTGGGCAGGATGTCACCGATGGGGTCCTCATATGTGGCGAGATATGTGTGATCCAGACCGAGCGGATCGAGGATTCGGCTGCGAATGACAGTCTCGGCCGGTTGACCGGTTACATCTTCAATCAATAGACCCAAAAGAAGATAGTTGGTATTCGAATAGGACATGCGCCCGGGCGTCTGTTCCAAGGAGTAGTCGCGAATCATCGTTTCGGCGATCTGTTGAGGGTCGAATGGCTCGCCATCGCCCCACAATGCCTGTCGAAGCTCCGGAACGGTCCCGAAGTACCGGATCCCGGACTTATGGGCGAGGAGATGGCCGACGGTGATCTGATCGCCCAGCGGTTTCTCCAGAATCTCAGGGAACCAAGTCGACAACGGATCATCCAGGTTGATCAATCCTTCCTCAACCAGTTGCATCACCACCGTCGCCACAAACATCTTCGTGATGCTCCCGGTGTAGAAAGGCCTATCGGGTTGCATTGGAATCTGTTCCTCGCGATCCGCCCAACCGGATGTCGCGACAATGGTCTCTTCCGGGGTATCCACCCAGAGCATCAATCCGGGAGCCGGCCAATCCGGCAAAGCCTCGTCGAGTGCCGCCTGGATACGAACCGCGGCCTCATCCGGCGCCAACACATCGCTCTCATCCTCACCGGGCGGCTCGGTGGCGACCGGGGGGACGGTCGACCCGGCAACCGGGGGCAGTGTCGTGGTCGTCGCCGCAACACCAGAAGCAGTCGTCAAGATGCTGGGACCGACCGGCTCAGAAGAGCCTGCATCAGTACAGGCTGCGGCCGAGAGAGCGATGGACACCACCAGCGAAAAGACGAATCCCCTCATGGGTTTCGTGTTGTCCACTCTCAGAAACACAGTGTCCGTCTCCTCGTCAGCACCCTGGGTGCGACCAAGAGGTCCCGTAGTCTCTCTTCTGCCTCTGCCAACCCCGGCTCCGACACCACAGCGCCCTTTCGTCTTCGCCGATCTCCGCGCCACCGCCCCGAACGGTGAACCTCCGCTCTCACGCTACTCCGCGGAGCAGAGGGTAAAGGGAGCACTCGATCTCGTGGCGATAGAGTGCAGCACGCCCACGTGGCGACGGCGCAAGCAGATCCAAGAGGTTCGCAGGGCGTTCACCACCCAGGCGGCCTGCGAAGCAGGCGAGCAGCGGTTCTCCTGGGGCGCCCCATGGAACGGTTTTGCGAAACCGCGACGTTCTTGAAGCGCCTCGCGGGCATACGCCGCCGGATGATCGAGCTCCCTCAGCGGACGAGCGCACTGCAACCAGAGGCTTGTGCAAATCATCAGGCTCGAGAACGGGCGGTCGCGCCCCGTCTCCGTCTACCCGGCCGTCACAACCTGCCCATTCGGTTTTTCTAGTAGCGTCCGGGTATGCGGACTCTGATTCAAGTACTCGTTGCAGCCGTACTGGGAGGTGTGGCCGGATCGGTGATTCGCCACATCGTCGACCAGCAGGACAAGGAAGAGACCGGTGAGCTGGTTATCGCCACCACCACGACGCCAATCCTGGCCGGCACACTGGCCGGGCTGGTCGCTCCCAGGCGGGGCAAGGTGGCCGTAGCTCTCATTGTGAGCGCCAACGTCGCCGCCAATCTGAAGACCGAACCGGTAGACGCTCTCATCCAACAGTGGAAGGAACGCCGGAAGACCGCCTCGACGGCTGGCTAGTTGGCCGGCTGCGACACCGCGGGCCCAACAACTCGGGCCGGTTTAGTCCTGAGATCCACTCAGCGGAAACTCCGGCCATCTCCGCTCCGAACAGCTACTCACCGAACAGAACCGGAACCATCTGCGCGCCGGCAGCAAACGGCGATGCTCGCCGGGCGGTGAGAAGCGACCGGGTCGAGTTGCAGCAGACCACCGCCGCCCTTCAGCCTCCAGCTCCTCCGCGGGAATACGCCCGCGTCAGGAGTCCGTATCCAAGGTCTTGCGTTTGGCTTCCTCGATGAGAGTATCCATGGCGTCTGGTGGCAGATAGATCGGTGGCGATGGATCTGTTGCCCGAGGTGTAGCGGTTGCTGCTTCCAGAGCGGCTGCAATCATCCGGTCGATGGTGTCCTGGCCGGGTCTCACAAACGGAGAAGGGGTGGACGACCCGAAGTCGAGTGCGGGTTGTGTTCCCCGGGATTGCTCGAGTTGCTCCTCCAGGTCGGACACTCGCTCCCGCAGAAACTGTACTTCGGTTTCGGCCTTCGCCCGGGCGGCAGCCTCAGTTGCCAGAGCCCGGCCGGCCTCAAACAGATTGCCCAGTTGCTCGATCATCTTGTTCCAAGCGTCTTTCGGGATCGGCAACACGTCGTCGGACCGGGACGGTGCCGGATGTTGTGCAGGTCGTTCAGCCGCCGGAGAAACCGGGACGGCTGGTGTGGAAACCCGGTGAAGCCGACCGGCTTGTTCCATCACTTCGGAGAGCAGCACGTATCTCTGGTCGCCGGTCGGACCGGGTCGAAGCTCGCTCTGTATCCTCTCGAGGCGATACCATTTTCGGAGAGCGGATACGCTCACGCGCGCCTGTTCTGACGCTTCCCTGAGGGGTAGCCACGTATCAGCCTCGGTGTCAGACTTCGACGATGTTGGAGACCGTCCAAGAGTGCCCGCGCGGCCTTTCTCCTCGCCCTCATTCTGAAGATCATTCGCCGTGACACACCTCCTCGGGCCGCTTCGCCATTAGAGGCTAGCTTGAAGCCTGCCCTATGGCTGGTATGTCGTAACCCTCAATCGAGAGCTCTCCAGCATGAGCCGGCGTCCTGCGCGGTGGCCAACCGGTGCCCCGGGACCCGGGCACGGGATGCCGATCTGAGCGGTTCTGTTGAGTGCGCCGACGCGGCCGGGTCCACGGTGGGGCTTGCTGCTGCTTGGCCCTTCGCTGGGAAGTCGGGTGATACATCTTCGCCGACCTGCTCGCACCGGAGACCTTCGTCAAGCTCGTTGCCTGATCGGGCTCCAAGTGGGTTGTGACGTATTCCCCTTGACCAAAACGGTCGAAGGGTGGAGGGTGGAGGCAGGCAGGTCCGGAGGTTGCATGTCGCCCTTTCTGAAGAGGATGGGGATGGGAGTGCTGGCTCTGGCGGGGTCGATCGCGGCTGCATCGGCCGGACTCGGACTGATCCTGCGATTTCAGCCGGCGCCACTCATGAAACCGGCACGCTGGTTTGCCGCACGGGTGCTCAACCCTCCTGTGTTGTGGTACACGAACCACTTCGGCCGAACAACGCAGCCTTTGGTGTATCACCGGGGCCGGAAGTCGGGGCGAGAGTTTGTGACCCCGCTGTGCATGGTCTCAACACCCGAAGGGTTCATCGTCCCCGCGGCATTCGGCCCCGACGTTGACTGGCTTGCCAACCTGAGGGCTACTCCCGAATCGAGAGTGGTCTACGAGGGAGTAAGCCACGAGACCACCGCTGAAGTGATAGACCTCGACCGGGCCATCGACATCGCCGGTGGGGAACCCGGCTGCTCCTGCTGGACCCAGTTCAAGGTCGCCAACCTGGTGTTGCTGCGCCCCGTCACCCGAGCCGCCTGACAATCCGCCACGACGGAGTATCCCGCCGGGGCCATCCCCGCTGCAGATCCACGACATCCGTTGCAGCTTCGTCCGCCCGTCGTTCACAGTGAACCTCCGGTCGGCGGCTGCATGTGCATGGGGTGGGAATGGAGCGGATTCAGGGCTTTGTGCTCTGGTCCCGGAATCTCCACGGCAAGAGAATTGACCATGGAGGCCTCATCTGATCGGAGGAGGTCATGGCGGTTGATACACGACACACGCCGAGAACCATCGACCTGGACCCGGATCTTCTGGCCACTCCGTTCGCGAGGGAGACGAACTGGCATGTGATCACGGGCGCACCTTCGTGCGGCAAGACGACGCTGATCGACATGCTCGCCGATCAAGGCTTCAGGACGGTTGCGGAGGCCGCGCGGCAGTTCATCGAGACGGAGATGTCGGCCGGAGTCAGCATCGATGAACTGCACGAGCGTGGAGCAGAGCTTCAACATCGGCTGCTCGAAATCAAACTGAGCGTGGAGAGTGCCCTGCCGCCGGCCGTTGTTTCCTTTCTTGACGATGCCGTTCCGGGCTCGATCTCCTGGTACCGACTCTTCGGTCTGAACCCGAATACAGCGTTGCCGTATTGTTTCCGGCATCGCTACGCAACAGTTCTTGTTCTCGACCCGCTTCCGCTCGAACTCGACGGGATCAGATTCGAGGACGACTTCACCGGCGTGCTCGATCAATGGATCGAACAGGACTACACGGCGCTCGGATACTCCGTCGTGCGAGTGCCGGTAATGACTCCGGAGGCTCGACTCAGATTCGTCCTGGAACGGGTTTCTCACTCGACGGCCGGCGCCTCGCAACTGCCTTCCCAAACATGAGTGCCGTCTGCCCTTGAGCTGAGCTGGAGCGCCAGGGGCTGCCGCACGGGTCCCTTCCGGGCATCCACCGATCGCAGGTTTCGCTCAAGGCACCCGGGCCATACGGTGATCGCCTCGCCTCTCGGGACACCCGAACCCCCGCCTGCAGCACGCCGTTCTTCGCAGCGGACCGCCCCATTTCGAGAAACCCGCACAATTCATCACCTCACCGGGCCCCGCTGCGAAATGTATACCGCGAGACGGCCGGCAATCAGAAGGCCGAGCAACACCATTCGCGTTATGCTCGCTGGCAATGATTTGCGCTGCGTGTGGGACCCGCAACCAAGAGGGATTCAAATTCTGTTCCAACTGCGGCACCGCGCTCGCCCGCGTTTGCCCGTCCTGCGGAACCTCCAATCAGCCTGAGTTCAAGTTCTGTTCCAACTGCGGGACGGGACTGGCAGACCCGTCGGCCGTTCCCGCGGCTGCCGCGCCGCGCGAGACGCCGGCGTCCGACTCGGGCGAGCGCCGCTTTGTCTCGGTCCTGTTCGCCGACCTCGTCGGGTTCACCACACTCACCGAAGAGCACGACCCCGAAGAAGTCCGGGCGATGCTCACTCGCTACTTCGACCGAGCACAGCAGATCATCGAGCGATTCGGCGGCGAGGTCGAGAAGTTCATCGGCGATGCCGTCACCGCGTTCTGGGGAACACGGGTGGCTCTGGAGGATGACGCAGAACGGGCGGTGCGCGCAGCGATCGAGTTGGTCGATGCGATAGATGAACTGGGTCACGACATCGGGATCCCGGGACTCGCTCTCCGAGCCGGGGTTCTTTCGGGAGAGACGAGCGTCGGCTCGGGCGGCAACGAGACCGGGATGGTCGTCGGAGACATCGTCAACACAGCAGCCCGCCTGCAGTCGGTCGCTCAACCAGGTTCCGTCTTCGTCGGGGACTCGACCAAGGAGCTGACCGGCGCGTCTATTCGCTTCGAACGGGCCGGAGATCACGAACTGAAAGGCAAGGCCGGCCCCATCGCCGCCTGGAGGGCCGTCGAGATCGTGGCCGAACGCGGCGGTAAGCGCCGCTCGGACGGTTTGGAGCCGCCGTTCGTTGGACGGGAGTACGAACTGCGGCTGCTCAAGGATCAGCTGCACGCCACGGCCCATGAGGGCCGGGCCCGTCTGGTTTCTATCATCGGGGAGGGCGGAATAGGCAAGAGTCGCCTGGCCTGGGAGCTTCTGAAGTACGTCGATGGACTCGCCGAGACGTTCTACTGGCACCAGGGTCGCTCCCCGGCCTACGGTGACGGTGTCACCTTCTGGGCCCTTAGCGAGATGATCCGACAGCGGGCTCGCATTGCCGAAACCGACGATCCGTTGAAGGCCCGAACAAAACTCCAGACTACGGTCGCAGAGTTCGTGGAGGACGCCGAGACAACGCACTGGGTCACACCCCGGGTCGCTGGTTTGCTCGGGCTTGATTCGATGCCGGTAGGTGATCGGGCAGATCTCTTTGCCGCCCTCCGGACCTTCTTCCAGCACGTTGCCCGACGGGGCCCGGCCGTGCTGGTGTTCGAGGATCTGCATTGGGCCGACGAAGGACTACTGGACTTCATCGTCGAACTGGTCGAACGATCCTCCTCTCACCCGATCCTGGTTGTGACCCTCGGCCGCCCGGCACTGCTCGAACGGCATCCGGATTGGGGTACCGCGAGGAGAGGCTTCATGTCGGCCCACCTCGGGCCGCTGGCTGAGGTCGACATGAGGAGCCTGGTCGGGGGAATGGCGCCGGGAATCGAGAATCAGACCGTCGAACTCGTGGTCGGCGCCGCCGCCGGCGTGCCGCTGTACGCGGTCGAATATGTTCGCACCCTGGTCGCTTCGGGAGACCTGGTCAGGGATGGCGATCGGTATCGTCAGATCTCCGACGTCGAGTCGCTCACGGTTCCCGACTCGTTGCACGCGGTCGTCGCGAGCCGTATCGACCGTCTGGGACCGGACGAACGAGCCATCATTCAGGACGCCGCCGTGCTGGGACAGTCGTTTACTGCGGACGCCCTGCGAGTTCTCTCCGACAGTCCGGCCGAGACAATCGAAGAATCACTCGCCCGGCTGGTGCGCGAGGAGGTCCTGCACCTCGATGACGATCCCCGATCCCCCGAACGGGGTCAATATCAGTTCGTGCAGAGCGTGATTCGTGAGGTCACCTACGGCCGGCTGTCACGGCAGGATCGTAAACGCAGGCACATCGCCGTCGCCAGACACTATGAGAGTATCGGTTTGGCAGAGTCGGCGGCAATCGTGGCCAGTCATTACCTCAGCGCTCTGGAGACCGGCCCCGATGAAGAGTTGTCCACCACGGCTCGAAACTCAATGCTGGCGGCCGCACAACGAGCGTTCGATCTGCATTCCCACCAACAGGCCCTCGGACTTGTGCAACAAGCCCTCGAGATACCGGGAGACGAGACAGGGCGGGTTGCGCTTCTGGAATTGGGTTCGCTCGCGGCAACTCAGATCGCTAGCTACGAAGCAGCCATCGACCTGGGACGCGCCGCGCTGGCCTGGCAGGAAGCCAACGGCGAGGAGGCCGACGTTATCCGATGCACCCGCATCCTCGGCCTGGCAATACTCTCGGCCGAACGCCCCCCAGATGCCGTATCGGTGATGGCTCCGCGCTTCGAGGCGAGTAGAGCGACGGAGCCGGAGATGTTGCTGCTCGGAGCGCAACTCTCCCGCGCGTACATGCTGGCCTCGGAGATGCAGCGCTCGGCCGACGTCGCACGCGATGTTCTGGTGGCTGCAGAGGCGACCGGCAATCTGGAGGTGGTAGTCGAGTCGCTCAACACGCGGGGTACTGCCGTTTCGGGATTGGGCCGAGTCTACGAAGCGCTGGCCTTGCTCGCCGGGGCGATCCAGCTGGCAGCCGAGGTAGGTTCACCCGTCGCCGAAGCAAGAGCTTTGAACAACTTCCTCGTAGTCGGAGCCGTCAACGGTCGTCTCTCCAGTCCGGAGATCGTGGATCGCTTCCACGAGATCGCTGCGCGAATCGGCGTGTTTGACTACATCGTCCGATCCGCCACCAGGAAGGCGGACAACCTGATCTCAACCGGCCGGTTCGAGGAGGCGGTATCGCTGCTCGAGAGCCTCGAACTGGGAGAGCAGACGTGGTGGCGGCCGACAACGGCGGCCGACGTTGAGGTGCTGAAGTGGATCTTGACGGGCGCCGTCGGTCATCTGGACAGAGCGAACGACTACCTGAATGCCGCACCCGATACGCAGGAGCCACAACTGGACGATTGGGTCGGCAGCCAGCGAAGCCTTCTGCTGTTCCTACGAGGAGACAATGTAGGCGCCTTCGACTTGGCCGCTTCGGCACCGGAGGACCGGCGGCTCCCGGAAGCGCACGTCTGGGTCGTGCCGCTGTGGTCGGCAATACGCTTGCGCGACGTCGATCGTCTGGATGTCCATTGGAGCAAGGACCGCGTACCCGTCGGCAAGCGCTTCGTATCCATCGACCGCGTGGCCAGGGCAGCGCGAGCGGCACTCACGGGCAAAGCCGACGAGGCCGTGCGTCACTTCTCAGAGGCAATCGACCTGTGTGAGGCGACGGACGGGACGCTTTGGGCCATGGTCGTGCGAGCCCTGTACGGCGAACTGATGCCGGATCGGCCGGAGGCACGCACCGCAGCCGGAGAGGCTTTCGAGTGGTTCACCGCCCACGGGGCCAACGGCTACCTCAGCTTGTTTACCGAAGTATGGCCGTCGATGAGGGACACGGCCGAGACCGGCTGAAAGGCCGGCACTCGACCGGTCCAGACGGTGGGGCCGCGACGCCTCCTCCGACCAGCCGTAGCCCGTGTGGAGGAGCGACCCGGCATTCGGTCGCCTGCCCAGCTCGAATCATCCGGCTGCCGAAGTACCACCGGCATCCGGGAGCCCACCCGAAGCGCGGATACCGAAACTGAGCAGGTACCCGATCATCCAGACCTCGCCGATGGTGGCAATCCCGGTCAGCACATCACCGATCGCCGACGGAGCATCCGGAGCGAGTTCGGTCAGATAGGTGGCGATCACATACGCCACTCCCCCGGCAATCAACACCCATCCGAGCAAAACCGGCATCACCCGCCTGCTTACGACTACATAACCCATCGGGATGAGCCACAGCCCGAAGAAGAGCCCTCCAACGTTCCAGGCGACTCCATTGAGTTGGTAGAGGATCTGGACCGTTGCAGCCTGATCGGCGCCCGGGGCAAGACTCGCGTCGCCCGCCACAGCCAGGGCGGTCGCCGAGAAGGCAGTTGCGACAAGGATCGCGGCGGCGTTGACCAACCCAAATGCGGCTATCGCCCCTGCAGCGAAGCTGTCCTCGCTGCGGAACAGCTTGAAGAACCACAGCGCCGCCAGGGCCTGAGTCAGCACAATGGTCAGGTCGGCAGCGACGCCCAACCGAGCTAGCGAAGCCCGATCTACCAAATTGGCCAGCGTTGCGCCGGCGTCGTCAGCCACGTACAGCTCGCCACGAACGAGCAGGAATCCGACGATTCCCGCCACAGCGAGGCCGAGATAGAAAACACCAGTCCATCGAGCCGTCGAAACAGGTGCTGACATGGCAAACCTCCACAGTTGGCTGCCAGACACCCTAGCGAGCAAACAGGGCGCGTCGGGATGGTTCAGTCACCGATCCGACCGCCGCCCGGCAGCTGATGCACCGCGGGAGGAGCGCAGCCCACCCGACGCGACCAACTGAGACGACGAGTGTCGTCACCCCGATCAGGAGGAGACGGCTGTGTCCGGGTCGAGCCCACGGCTGCCTCGTTGCTTCCGAATGCGCGGCCGGCGGTGCGCGGCCCGAGGCCGGTTTGGCAACCGTTCAGGTTTCCAAGAGCGATTCGGCGGGGACACGTTGCTCATTGGGAGCCGGCCGGGCCGCCTTCGTTCTTCCTGCGGTGATTAGGCCCACGCCGATCAAGATGAGGGGAAGAGCGATCAGGCCTTCGCCGGTGAGTGACTCCGAGCCGATGGTGAGTCCGAGGAACACCGCGACGACCGGGTTGACGTAGGCGTAGCTGGTGGCCAGGGCCGGGCGTACCCTGCGCAGCAGATACATG contains:
- a CDS encoding VOC family protein, whose product is MFGDASLHATLPAADLERAKAWYADKLDLTPVEEDEASGAWFEMGGVPFLLYASEFAGTNQATAASIAVDDFDAAFAGLRGRGVVFEDLDMGEFKTEDGVLTLPDGRKAAWFKDSEGNTLAITKM
- a CDS encoding PEP/pyruvate-binding domain-containing protein, with translation MTGAINLIVPLAQATDRNLVGGKAAELARLLRAGFPVPDGFVITTAAHRLAAADGTAVPSAVKAALVEQLTGVSTTLAYRSSAVAEDLASASFAGQYESVLNVRGVDAGLEALQACWVSANARHLDAYRDSMAAGSSAEMAVLVQRMIDATTSGVAFGADPVTGLPHIIIEAVAGTGERLLAGEVTPERWTIGEETEVNRLDTGPLLDDAQAGEIADLCRRVENLYGAPQDIEWAYAGDRLHLLQSRPITALPVEPAERPPEGQSWMLSDGFYPEPMLPLSYSTWLPRHSASWAYVFEKLGVPVETVGHGRYFGRVYDRMIPLGNPAKDRPLPPQPILKLVVRLAPVFRKRLRTARRAVEEDLLSRMAEDWESGGRTALRAENRRLLEVDLGSIDDGELADHLEAVLDHVLAAGIAHFEMAAAAYASAGSLGMQMEEMLGWRAERVTDLLQGYGETSIEDGESIRAAAAAYRSDPNRHHLLEDPARLLADPGPVAEIVRAFLDRVGHRTVGQDLSQPTWGEDPAPVVHLIRHHLEHQETLFDPLTAAARAEEEARAGIDDPGNWDAFSTSLQRARRLRPYQDETESDVAAATGLVRLVALEAAVRLLAEGAIDNHDDVFYLEIDELVAAARTRQVQADLERRKAEHRWALANPAPRLLGPDPGPPPPADVFPTGVRPLVGAFLWSVANSIGVAQIDPDAGDGIRGLPASPGRATGTVRVIRSPGEFERIRAGDIVVCTMTMAAWSPIFPVISGLVTEQGGPLSHPGTLAREYGLPAVLSVPGATDLFKDGDRITIDGGTGVIEVI
- a CDS encoding serine hydrolase domain-containing protein; translation: MLAPDEAAVRIQAALDEALPDWPAPGLMLWVDTPEETIVATSGWADREEQIPMQPDRPFYTGSITKMFVATVVMQLVEEGLINLDDPLSTWFPEILEKPLGDQITVGHLLAHKSGIRYFGTVPELRQALWGDGEPFDPQQIAETMIRDYSLEQTPGRMSYSNTNYLLLGLLIEDVTGQPAETVIRSRILDPLGLDHTYLATYEDPIGDILPTYSDFVAMDGSGGFINQHPLLDRVDAEFAERYFRTTWMTGGMVSTAPDLITFARALFTGTLFDDPATLATMRVFSESALEAQFGLGIMRVRPGGREFLGHFGHSSGHVAGVIYSVEDDCAIVVMANSDAQSGDDLIRLAYIGLTALEPASP
- a CDS encoding nitroreductase/quinone reductase family protein; the encoded protein is MTKTVEGWRVEAGRSGGCMSPFLKRMGMGVLALAGSIAAASAGLGLILRFQPAPLMKPARWFAARVLNPPVLWYTNHFGRTTQPLVYHRGRKSGREFVTPLCMVSTPEGFIVPAAFGPDVDWLANLRATPESRVVYEGVSHETTAEVIDLDRAIDIAGGEPGCSCWTQFKVANLVLLRPVTRAA
- a CDS encoding ATP-binding protein is translated as MAVDTRHTPRTIDLDPDLLATPFARETNWHVITGAPSCGKTTLIDMLADQGFRTVAEAARQFIETEMSAGVSIDELHERGAELQHRLLEIKLSVESALPPAVVSFLDDAVPGSISWYRLFGLNPNTALPYCFRHRYATVLVLDPLPLELDGIRFEDDFTGVLDQWIEQDYTALGYSVVRVPVMTPEARLRFVLERVSHSTAGASQLPSQT